The sequence TTTCGTTTCCCTTGAGGATGAAGTGGTGCGGCGTTTCGGCGGCGAGCGCATTAAAGGCATTATGGACTGGGTGGGGATGGACGAAAGCATGCCCATTGAGAACAAGCTGGTGAACCGCTCCATCGAGGGTTCCCAGGTCAGGGTGGAGGGATTCCACTTTGACATGCGCAAGCACCTGGTCGAGTATGATGACGTGGTCAACAAGCACCGCGAGCTTATTTATGCGGAACGCCGGAAAATCCTTGACGGCACCGACCTCAAGACCAACATTCTGCCCATGGTGCGGGATGAGATACGGAATATGGTGGGCAGACACATGGCCGATGAGCACGGACTTGGCTGGGACGTGGAAGGTCTGCTCGCCGATGTGGCCACGGTCTTTCCTATACCTCCAGCATTGACCCCAGACTCATTACTGGAAACAAAACCCAAGCAGATTGAAGAGAAACTCACCGAGTTGGCGGAGACGCTTTATGATGAGCGGGAAAAGGAGCTGGGGCCGGAAAACATGCGGGTGCTCGAGCGACTGGTCATGCTGCGCATCATTGATAGCCTGTGGGTGGAACACCTGACGGCGATGGAGAATATGCGCCTCCAGGCGGGGTGGCAGACGCTGCGCCAGACGCGGGCGGTAGATGCCTACAAGAGCGAGGGCTACCGGCAGTTTCAGACGCTGCTCGAAACCATCCAGCATGATGTGGTGCATACCATCTACCACGTGAACATTGCCAGGAAAGAACCGTCGGCGCAGGCACCGTCGCCGATGGCCCAGGTGGTCGGGCGGGATGCTGCCAGCAAAAAGCAGAAAGCCAGGGTAGGCGGCAGGAAGATAGGGCGCAATGAACCCTGCCCCTGCGGGAGCGGTAAGAAATACAAACACTGCTGTGGAAGGTGATATGAGAGCATGATAAGTGAGGAACAGTTAAAGGAATTGCGTCAGGAAGTAAGCGGAGAGATGGACGGGTTGGCCAATCTGGAAAGGCCGCTCACCAAAGAAGAGGAAAAGCACCGGAAAAAGCTGCAGTTCAGGAAGTACGTCCTGGATAAGATAAAGGAAGCCAGGGACAAGAACCAGAAAAGCGACGAGCTTTACAATACCACCTACTATCAGATGCTGGTGCCGTGGGGCGAGAAACACCCTGTTCTGTTCTTCCTCTGGATGCGCATTATCAGGGCGAGGTGGTGGGGTGTAACGGCATATAATTACGGGGATGCGTGGAAGGGGAAAGAGAAATAAAGATGGGGAATTCATTATGGTAATAATGGAAATGCCTACAACAATACGTGAAGGTAACAGCCTTCATAGAGCGAAATTAAATATCGGTTATAAAAGAACCTGTGCTTGTAAAACGAGCCATATTAATTGTATGACAGCAAAGCAATGGCTTAAGAGTCAGCTTGGTGTATGGCAGTTTAATTATGAAGCAAGGGATATTCGCAAAAAAACTATTCATCCAGCTACTTTCCCTATCTCCCTAGCTAAAAAAGTTATTGAGTTGTTCACTCATGAAGGTGAGCTTGTACTGGATCCGTTTGTTGGCAGTGGTACTACTCTAGTTGCCGCAGGGGATACAAACAGAAGCGCTGTTGGGTTTGACCTGCAAGGGAGTTATATTGATTTATGTGAAAAACGCCTTGCTCAATCTAGTCTTCTTGCAGAAACTAAGCAGATAGCTGTTCAAGATGATGCCATATTCATACAAGAATACTTTGAGCCAGAAACAATTAGTCTTATAGTAACGTCACCACCCTATGCGAATCTTCTGAATAGGGTACGACAGAATAAGTCTAGAAGATTCAGAAAGAACGAGCAGTTGGGTAAAATAGAGCAATATTCTCAAGATCCCAGAGACCTCGGGACAATGAATCTTGATGAATATACAATAGCTATGGGTAATATATTCGAATCACTCTTGACGCTGCTCCGACCAAAGGCACATTGTGTAATAAATGTGCCAGATATGTGGTGGGAAAACACTAGAATCACGATACACGTTTCGCTCATTGAAGAGTTAAGAAAACGCGGATATGAACTTAGAAACATAATAATCTGGGATAGAACAAATCTTGTCAACAAGATTGGAATATTTGGCTGGCCAAGCAATTACATTACTATGGGTGTAACCTTCGAATACCTTCTAGACTTTTGGAGACCGCCGAAATAATGAAGCTATATACGAAAGAACAACTTATCGAAGCTGCACGTGAGGTTTTTCGGCAGGGTTGGCACAAAAGTGTAAAAGAAACTTACGGTGCACGAAATGATGGTGCGGTGGGAAATACATTAGAAATGTTGCTCGGTATAGAGGAAAACAATTTACCAATACCCAACGCGTCCGAGTGGGAGTTAAAAGGGCAAAGGTCTCGTACAAGTTCATTAATTACTCTAAAACATGTTGAACCATCGCCCACCGCTGTGGGAATCGTGCCTAACTTACTACTTCCGTATTACGGCTGGAAGCATAAACAAGCTGGTAAGAAATATCCACCAACGGAGATGAGTTTTAGATCAACTACTAGTGCAACAGACTATACTAGTAGAGGTTTTATAATAGTCGCTGATAAGAAGCAGCAAAAGCTGCGCTTTGTATTTAACTCTACGAAAGCCAATATAAGCGATCCAGGGGTTACGTCGTGGTTGAGGACAGTAGAAGGAAGGGTTGGCCTTGACCCTCTTGAACCAGAACCTTATTGGGGATTTGAGGACTTGAGATA comes from Chloroflexota bacterium and encodes:
- a CDS encoding site-specific DNA-methyltransferase, with product MVIMEMPTTIREGNSLHRAKLNIGYKRTCACKTSHINCMTAKQWLKSQLGVWQFNYEARDIRKKTIHPATFPISLAKKVIELFTHEGELVLDPFVGSGTTLVAAGDTNRSAVGFDLQGSYIDLCEKRLAQSSLLAETKQIAVQDDAIFIQEYFEPETISLIVTSPPYANLLNRVRQNKSRRFRKNEQLGKIEQYSQDPRDLGTMNLDEYTIAMGNIFESLLTLLRPKAHCVINVPDMWWENTRITIHVSLIEELRKRGYELRNIIIWDRTNLVNKIGIFGWPSNYITMGVTFEYLLDFWRPPK
- a CDS encoding MvaI/BcnI restriction endonuclease family protein, whose translation is MKLYTKEQLIEAAREVFRQGWHKSVKETYGARNDGAVGNTLEMLLGIEENNLPIPNASEWELKGQRSRTSSLITLKHVEPSPTAVGIVPNLLLPYYGWKHKQAGKKYPPTEMSFRSTTSATDYTSRGFIIVADKKQQKLRFVFNSTKANISDPGVTSWLRTVEGRVGLDPLEPEPYWGFEDLRYVIGSKIRNCFYVVADSKVEASREFFLYRELHVLSGFSFESFIRCIEDGSILVDFDARTGHNHGTKFRMKQGHWRDLYEDVQRVI